Part of the Elusimicrobiota bacterium genome, ACCGTTTCTGGCAGGAGGAGCTGTCCCCCCGGGAACAAACGCTTCGGCGCCTGGAACCCGTGATGGAATCACTTCGGCGGCAGGGTGTTCAAGGTTATGAACGATTGATCGCTGAGCGGACCTTTCTCGAAGCATGTCTGCGGTATCACGAGGCGATCCGGGGGCATTTGAATGCGCTGGCCTCTCTCGAACAAGCGGTGGGACATCCGTTAACGAGCGGATTCTGATGCGACGGTTGAGCGCCGGGCTTCTCGCGATCGCGTTCATCTGGAGTGCCGAAACTGCGAGCGTTGGGGCTGCCCGGAGTCCGGTGGCGTCGGAAGACCAGTTTTTACTGGACGCGTTGTGGGACGGTCTTCGAACTCTTCCCCATCACCAGAAAACGAAAGTGGGTCTGGCTCTGGGGGGCGGCGGCGCGCGTGGCTTGGCGCATATCGGTGTTCTCAAAGTTCTTCAAGAAGAAAATATCCCGATTAATTTGATTGCCGGGACTTCCGTCGGTGCGCTGATCGGGGCCTTGTTTGCCTCGGGTATTTCGACCACGGATATGGAAGAAATGTGCGCCGAGATCGGATGGTCGTCGCTGACCAATTATTCTCAGTTGTCTCTCTTCAAGCTGCTGGTCATGGAAGAGCTGTTGTCGACCCGCAATATGGAGGTCTACCTCCGGAAGCATATCGGGGATCAGCGGTTTGATCAGCTCAAGATTCCTTTTACGTGCAGCGCGACGGACCTGCAAACGGGAGAACGTGTGGTGTTCCGGGAAGGTTCTGTGGCTTTTGCCGCGCGCGCCTCCGCGGCGGTCCCGGGTCTTTTTGAGCCGGTTCTGTTCCGCCACCGGTATCTGGTCGATGGCGGGCTGGTCAGCAATATCCCGACGGACTTGCTGACGGAAATGGGCGCGGATATTATTGTAGCGGTCGATGTCACGGCGGATTTTTCCCGGTTTCAGCCGCGCAACATCCTGGCCACGCTCAACCAGGCGATCTACATCCAGAGCGAAGCCATGTCGAAAGCGGAGCTGGCGCGTGCCGATGTCGTGGTCCGTCCGCAGATGGGGGATATCAGCGCCATTGATTTGACCCGTTCTGCGGAAAGCATCGACGCGGGAATTCTCTCCACCCGCCTGGCGGTGCCGGCGATCAAACGGGTGATCCTGGATAAGAATTTTGACCTATTGATCCGGTCCCGGGCGGCGGCCCTGTGAAGCGGCTCTGGGTGCTTCCCGTTCTCCTGTTGTCGGGGGCGGTCAGAGTGTGCGGCGCTGAAACGCCGCAAGAACAGCTGGAGCGTCTTCAGCGCAGTATTGAAGGGGCCTCCGAATTGGGCCGCGTGGATCGCGTAAAAGTTCTGCGCTTGGAATTGGCCGAGACCCTGGACCATCTGAGCGATTATGCCGGCGCGGCCCGGCAGTATGAACTGGTCCTGGCGTCGCGTCCGCTGAAACGCGAACGGGTCAAGCTCTTTGTGAAACTCGGCCGCATGCGCAGCGCGATGCAGAACTACAGCGGCGCCATCGGCGCGTTTCAGGATGCGCGGCATGATGATCCCAAAGACTGGGATGCCAATCTGGAACTGGCGCGAGCCTACGCGCATGCGGATCTGGATACCCTGGCCGTCGGGGTTTACCAGCGCTGCATCGCTTTGCGGCCCAAGAATCATCAACCGTACGGCGAGATCGGCGATGTGTATCAGCGCCTGGGGTACCTTCATAAGGCCATCGAGGCTTATCAGAAGGCCCTCCAGATCGAGCCGAAGCCGGAAACCTATTTGTCCATGGCGGATTGCTATGTGAGGCAGGGGGATATGGTGAATGCGACGGCGGTGCTTCAACAGGCCAAAACCTCGCTTCCCCGTGCCGACTACGATGTGCGTTTGGGAGATATTTACCGGAAGCAGGAGGATTTCAATCAAGCGGTCAAAGCCTGGGAGGAAGCGCTCAAAGCGGATCGCAAGCGCGACGATGTCCGGCTGAAACTCTTTCTGGCTTATCACCAGCTGAATCGTCCTCAAGAAACCGATCATATGATGAAACAACTTGTCGCCGGTTATCCGGAGTCGCCGCTGGTGCATTTCGTCAAAGCGTGGGTCTTGTTCGATCGGGGAGATCGTTCCGGGGCCCGTCGTGAAGCCATGGTTGTTCAGGGTTTGGTCCCCACAGATCTGGTTCGTCATTATAATGAGCGTCTACTGGTCCTTTTAAACAAATGAGTCTAATGCCTCCCTTACCTCCAACGCTGCGCTACCGAATGCGCCAACTCTGGATGGAAGAAGTGCCCCTCGTGCGGCTTCTCCATGACGTCGGCACTCCCGCGTACGTGTACAGCCGGGCGCGCCTGTTGGACAATTTTCAACGTTTTGATGAAGCCTTTCAGGCGCTGAATCATCAGGTCCTTTTCGCGGTGAAAGCGAATTCCAATGCGGCGGTCCTTTCTGTTTTGGCCAAGGCCGGCGCAGGAGCGGACATCGTGTCGGCCGGCGAGCTGTACCGTGCCCGGCGAGCGGGGATCCCGGCCGACAAAATCGTATTTTCCGGTGTCGGGAAGCGGCCGGACGAGATCCGGATGGCCCTGGAAGCGGGCATTCTGATGTTCAATGTGGAATCCGTCGAGGAACTTCAGGCGATCGACCGCGTGGCCGCGTCGGTTCATCAGGCGGCGCCGGTGGCGATCCGCATTAATCCCGATGTAGACGCATTCACGCATGACCACATTACGACCGGTAAGAAAGAAAATAAGTTCGGTATTCCGCTCAGTAAAGCCATGGGTGTTTTCCGGTTGGCGGCACGGCTGCCCAGAATTCATTTAGTGGGCATTCAT contains:
- a CDS encoding tetratricopeptide repeat protein; this translates as MKRLWVLPVLLLSGAVRVCGAETPQEQLERLQRSIEGASELGRVDRVKVLRLELAETLDHLSDYAGAARQYELVLASRPLKRERVKLFVKLGRMRSAMQNYSGAIGAFQDARHDDPKDWDANLELARAYAHADLDTLAVGVYQRCIALRPKNHQPYGEIGDVYQRLGYLHKAIEAYQKALQIEPKPETYLSMADCYVRQGDMVNATAVLQQAKTSLPRADYDVRLGDIYRKQEDFNQAVKAWEEALKADRKRDDVRLKLFLAYHQLNRPQETDHMMKQLVAGYPESPLVHFVKAWVLFDRGDRSGARREAMVVQGLVPTDLVRHYNERLLVLLNK
- a CDS encoding patatin-like phospholipase family protein; translated protein: MRRLSAGLLAIAFIWSAETASVGAARSPVASEDQFLLDALWDGLRTLPHHQKTKVGLALGGGGARGLAHIGVLKVLQEENIPINLIAGTSVGALIGALFASGISTTDMEEMCAEIGWSSLTNYSQLSLFKLLVMEELLSTRNMEVYLRKHIGDQRFDQLKIPFTCSATDLQTGERVVFREGSVAFAARASAAVPGLFEPVLFRHRYLVDGGLVSNIPTDLLTEMGADIIVAVDVTADFSRFQPRNILATLNQAIYIQSEAMSKAELARADVVVRPQMGDISAIDLTRSAESIDAGILSTRLAVPAIKRVILDKNFDLLIRSRAAAL